From the genome of Candidatus Hadarchaeales archaeon, one region includes:
- a CDS encoding MscL family protein, with translation MSKKDDEILEELRRIRALLEPKPPPPPPKGFKAEFINFVSKYKILGLAVAFVIGLYVGALVQALVADFIMPVIEIAVPGAEWETITLGPFRVGHFAGALITFLIVMLVVFLLIKLTARIGID, from the coding sequence ATGTCTAAAAAGGATGACGAAATCTTAGAAGAGCTCAGGCGGATAAGGGCGCTCCTAGAACCAAAACCACCGCCTCCTCCACCGAAGGGCTTCAAAGCCGAGTTCATAAATTTCGTTTCAAAATACAAAATTCTCGGACTGGCGGTGGCGTTTGTGATCGGTCTATATGTGGGTGCTCTTGTGCAAGCGCTCGTTGCGGATTTCATAATGCCAGTCATCGAAATCGCGGTTCCCGGAGCTGAGTGGGAAACGATAACTCTCGGGCCTTTCAGAGTCGGACACTTTGCCGGTGCTCTGATAACCTTCTTGATCGTTATGCTGGTAGTCTTCCTTCTCATAAAACTTACAGCGAGAATTGGCATTGATTAA
- the cofH gene encoding 7,8-didemethyl-8-hydroxy-5-deazariboflavin synthase subunit CofH, translating into MSEVCLMKPVTEQVDGELFEILQVALQNEQLTEKEICRLLLSEPEELPTIALIADYKRWLEVGDIVTYVRNRNINFTNICIGSCMFCGFRRDKDDEDAYVLSPEEIARKTAEAVWAGATEVCLQGGLHPDFGLSDYLKILDSVRSVSKSIHIHAFSPEEIEHICRQEGMDVFEVLCALREHGLDSVPGTAAEILSDNVREKICPRKVRTKRWTEIVKACHSLGIPTTSTIMYGTIETYRERAKHLLLIRKIQEETSGFTEFVLLPFVSSRTPLGKAGLRSPSMSENIKMHAVARLVLGDVLKNIQTSYVKLGLEGAKAALMAGANDLGGTLMEENITSAAGGNVRCMKAEELEELARAVGRIPAERTTTYRLIRIC; encoded by the coding sequence TACAGAGCAGGTTGATGGGGAACTTTTCGAGATTCTCCAAGTTGCTTTACAAAATGAACAACTAACTGAAAAAGAGATATGTAGATTACTGCTCTCCGAACCTGAAGAACTCCCAACGATTGCCTTGATTGCAGACTACAAAAGGTGGCTGGAGGTCGGAGACATCGTCACCTATGTGAGAAATAGAAACATAAATTTCACGAATATCTGCATCGGTTCATGTATGTTTTGCGGATTCCGCAGGGATAAAGATGACGAAGACGCTTATGTCCTCTCTCCGGAAGAAATAGCGAGAAAAACAGCTGAAGCAGTTTGGGCGGGGGCTACAGAAGTGTGTTTGCAGGGCGGTCTGCATCCAGATTTCGGACTTTCAGATTATCTGAAAATTCTCGATTCTGTAAGGTCCGTTTCAAAAAGTATTCATATTCATGCTTTTTCCCCCGAGGAAATCGAGCATATTTGCCGGCAGGAGGGGATGGATGTCTTTGAAGTTTTGTGTGCCCTCAGGGAGCATGGACTTGACTCCGTCCCAGGAACTGCAGCGGAGATTCTTTCGGACAACGTGAGAGAGAAAATATGTCCGCGCAAGGTGAGGACGAAGAGATGGACAGAAATCGTTAAGGCATGCCATTCTTTAGGAATACCGACAACCTCGACAATCATGTATGGAACGATCGAAACATACAGAGAACGCGCAAAACACCTGCTGCTGATTAGAAAAATCCAAGAAGAGACCAGTGGGTTCACGGAATTCGTTTTATTACCGTTTGTGTCTTCACGAACGCCACTTGGAAAAGCCGGTTTGCGTTCTCCAAGTATGAGCGAGAACATAAAAATGCATGCAGTCGCTAGGCTTGTCCTAGGCGATGTTCTTAAAAATATCCAGACTTCTTACGTGAAGCTTGGACTAGAAGGAGCAAAAGCTGCTCTGATGGCTGGGGCCAACGATCTGGGAGGAACACTCATGGAGGAGAATATAACGAGTGCTGCCGGAGGTAACGTACGTTGCATGAAAGCTGAGGAGCTTGAGGAACTGGCACGTGCTGTTGGGAGGATACCTGCAGAAAGAACCACTACATATAGGTTGATACGAATTTGTTAG
- a CDS encoding TIGR04084 family radical SAM/SPASM domain-containing protein, translating to MFFHVIMTTHCNLMCRYCYGEAVNDFSETGEDFDVLLPERIAYDVGELASFCSKDPDCSIIFYGGEPLLEAEKIEEIIEKVPARRFLIQTNGTLLHRLGKNYFAKLHTIAVSVDGKEETTDMNRGDGTFRRVVKNLKYVAKSGFEGEIIARMTVMEPMDIFEEVRWLLNNQEFSFSAVHWQLNAGFWNDFEKRNFKVWVEEKYNPGVRKLVEWWTEEIWHGRVHKIYPFLGVLKSLFAGGAGGLRCGAGWANYAIQTDGHIIPCPSMWGMRRFYLGHITQSHPLNLEKIKTTDFCEDCEIFAFCGGRCLYANVMKRWSREAYRIVCGTVKNLVNALRCVLPKIEKALQMNIVKPEDFNFLEFNGCEIIP from the coding sequence ATGTTCTTCCATGTGATAATGACGACTCATTGTAATCTCATGTGTAGATATTGCTATGGAGAGGCCGTAAACGATTTTTCCGAAACGGGTGAAGATTTTGACGTTCTTCTGCCGGAAAGAATAGCATACGATGTTGGTGAGCTTGCTTCCTTCTGCTCGAAAGATCCTGATTGTTCAATTATTTTCTACGGTGGGGAGCCATTGCTCGAAGCCGAAAAGATTGAAGAAATCATAGAGAAAGTTCCAGCACGCAGATTTCTGATCCAAACAAATGGCACCCTTCTTCACCGGCTCGGGAAAAATTATTTTGCAAAACTCCACACGATCGCCGTTTCGGTGGACGGGAAAGAAGAAACCACCGATATGAACAGGGGTGATGGAACTTTTAGGAGAGTTGTGAAGAATCTGAAATATGTTGCGAAGAGTGGTTTTGAAGGAGAAATAATTGCCAGAATGACGGTAATGGAGCCGATGGACATTTTCGAGGAGGTAAGATGGCTTCTCAACAATCAGGAGTTTTCTTTCTCCGCTGTTCACTGGCAGCTAAACGCTGGTTTCTGGAATGACTTTGAAAAAAGGAATTTCAAAGTTTGGGTAGAAGAAAAGTATAATCCTGGCGTGAGAAAACTCGTGGAATGGTGGACAGAAGAGATCTGGCACGGCAGAGTTCATAAAATTTATCCCTTCCTCGGCGTTTTGAAATCCTTATTTGCAGGCGGTGCTGGAGGGTTGAGATGCGGTGCTGGCTGGGCAAACTATGCCATACAGACAGATGGACATATAATTCCGTGCCCGAGCATGTGGGGAATGCGAAGATTTTATCTAGGACACATTACACAAAGCCATCCGCTAAACCTAGAAAAAATAAAAACAACAGATTTCTGCGAGGACTGCGAAATTTTCGCCTTCTGCGGTGGGAGATGTCTCTACGCCAACGTGATGAAGAGATGGTCACGGGAAGCATACCGGATTGTGTGCGGAACTGTGAAAAATCTAGTAAACGCGCTGAGATGTGTTCTGCCAAAAATTGAGAAAGCTTTGCAGATGAATATCGTAAAACCTGAAGATTTTAATTTCCTAGAGTTTAACGGATGCGAAATCATTCCGTAA
- the amrS gene encoding AmmeMemoRadiSam system radical SAM enzyme, with translation MAETIQEALLYEQLEEKNVRCGVCERRCFISPNQLGFCKTRKNIGGKLYTLIYGDISSMSANPIEKKPFYHFWPGSKALTVGSWSCNFTCPWCQNWSISKFPPEPDKANYISPGKFVELAIKKGCRGTSISFNEPTLMLEWSLDVFRLARKKGLYNTFVSNGYMTVEALKMLVEAGLDAMNVDVKGDERTVREYCGADVEIVWRNIREAKKLGIHVEIVNLVIPGVNDGEDQLRNLVKRCLREAGEETPIHFTAYYPAFRFDAPPTPVSKLEMAHNLAMEEGMMYAYVGNIPGHPFENTYCPACGRVLIRRFGFEVLEVNLIGKRCEFCGEEVLLIGEAKCSSM, from the coding sequence ATGGCAGAGACTATCCAAGAAGCTTTACTATATGAACAGTTGGAAGAGAAAAACGTTCGCTGTGGAGTATGCGAGAGACGCTGTTTCATTTCTCCAAATCAGCTTGGCTTTTGCAAAACCAGAAAAAATATAGGTGGAAAGTTATACACGTTGATCTACGGCGACATTTCATCGATGTCTGCAAATCCAATAGAGAAAAAACCTTTTTATCACTTCTGGCCTGGGAGCAAAGCCCTGACCGTTGGGAGTTGGAGTTGCAATTTCACTTGCCCCTGGTGTCAGAACTGGAGCATAAGCAAGTTTCCTCCTGAACCGGATAAGGCAAACTACATAAGTCCAGGAAAGTTCGTTGAGCTGGCGATCAAAAAAGGATGTCGAGGAACTAGCATATCTTTCAACGAGCCCACACTTATGCTAGAGTGGTCTCTTGACGTCTTCAGACTTGCACGCAAAAAGGGACTGTATAACACATTTGTTTCGAACGGTTACATGACCGTTGAAGCTCTCAAAATGCTTGTCGAGGCCGGTCTCGATGCGATGAATGTGGACGTTAAAGGGGATGAACGGACGGTCAGAGAATATTGCGGAGCAGATGTGGAAATCGTCTGGCGAAATATCAGAGAAGCAAAAAAGCTTGGAATTCACGTCGAAATCGTAAATCTGGTCATACCTGGCGTAAACGACGGAGAAGATCAGCTGAGAAATCTCGTGAAAAGATGTCTGCGCGAGGCAGGGGAGGAAACCCCAATTCATTTCACGGCATACTATCCGGCTTTTAGATTTGATGCTCCCCCCACTCCCGTTTCAAAACTAGAAATGGCTCATAACTTGGCCATGGAGGAAGGAATGATGTATGCATACGTTGGAAATATCCCGGGGCACCCATTTGAGAATACTTATTGTCCAGCCTGCGGACGTGTTCTCATAAGAAGATTCGGTTTTGAGGTTTTGGAGGTAAATTTGATAGGAAAGAGATGTGAATTTTGCGGAGAAGAAGTGCTTCTGATAGGTGAGGCAAAATGTTCTTCCATGTGA
- a CDS encoding Ig-like domain-containing protein yields the protein MRKFTIQLVLLTLLLLLAAIVKLLMVNPAIAFAGGSGTPEDPYIIIDVYQLQAMKDNPSAYYALGADIDASDTINWNGGRGFEPVGSLTSPFSGGFDGRGYKIYNLFINRQTEDRVGLFGVVDNWVVIKNLRMENASIAAYSRAGIIAGILRGNALLENCFSDGQVSTVTDYAGGLVGGSNGSLLKCGSSANVRGRNYVGGLAGAIVGSVIDSSFTGDVTGENSVGGIAGYSGNEISTSWAAAENVNGKNYVGGLVGYAYSSSFIIDSYSLSKVSGTQYVGGLVGYNLGYVINTYSAGPVVGTSNVGGLIGANFWKVLNSFWDIENSGQSSSSGGTGKTTENMMNVRTFTDNTWSDGLLWPWDFVGNPYEDTRFRDRWKIDSGYPFLVSPVFSGTGSGTIDDPFLIENVEQLDEVRDFRFSHFALANNIDATQTMGWNGWFGFFPIGPITSFGLGFSGSFNGNGHTIENLFENWDWDLGSVGLFSVLDNSAKIFDVVLLNLTVQTKGGNAGGLAGTNRGFVERCRIFGGTISGSGSNVGGVVGRNLGTIKQTTFFGTVSGSMEVGGLVGWNDNQAWIIGSGATVQISGNSYVGGLIGRNYFGNVFQSFSSGNITQATYYAGGLIGANLGSCEQSFSNANVSGVQGVGGLVGVNYGMVLNCYASGSVTGSLYVGGLAGSNEVSGALSGKIRNSYSVGPVAGNTFVGGLVGLNNGEVTNSFWDNETSGQSSSAGGTGKTTENMKNVRTYTDNTWSDGLTIPWDFLGNPYEDIENYDIWDIHSTVNSGYPFLVSLWREYSPGPPPTKPNLYLPENNAAMNNSTPDFEWENGIYAERHRLVIDDNFDFSSPVFSLEIIGDNKYTLPPENALPDGQYYWKVIAVNMWGENESDVWNFIVDTIPPSAPVLILPENGENINDNTPELTWQLIPENTFPVTYTIAVGVWNKTFSLIVSYDYVTYSSSGTASIEVSMQLPDNLYCWFVYATDGAGNTGEWSQIRFFRVDTVPPEGPTLVFPVNGENTNDNTPTLVWNNVFENSLPIVYTIEVDNENTFSAPLVFTTTVENWSTTGTSSVTTSVLPDGVYYWRVRARDNAGNEGDWSGVWSFRIDTVAPYVVGITISDNLITESDNGGTLVITITYSENMDASVAPDIAFDPDIVSSGTLTPVSGAWISPTIYVATYDIADVDEEVLGVDIVVENARDLAGNTQVPYRALDMIDVDTYVRIPILISPVDGENINDDTPTLLWENVVDASLPVEYYAAVSDNSAFPYENASSGWITDNNWTTPNLSDGVWYWRVRARDNAGNEGGWSGVWSFRVDTIPPAAPTLVSPSDGENTNDNTPTLVWNNVFENSLPVVYTIEVDNENTFTAPLAFTTTLTVWSTTGTSSVITPVLPDGVYYWRVRARDNAGNDGGWSSTQRLTVDTTPPQIISFLINGGAAETTSSTVTITIIASDALSGVWQMRFRNEGENWSSWEDYSTTKTWQLSPGDGLKTVYGQVRDYALNESEVVWGNIQKITPTPPPPPPPTKLSTTLSIDPSAFEIFSGRSLTLTATLRDELGRPLQGMVITWLENHNLGTFNPSSGRTDENGRTTTVYTAPVVDENVYVFIMATFTETSQYYGSIGTSTGLVLSRIKTRLAIYPLEFSISSEESILLTTTLVDQDGNPLPGKPIIWSTTLGTLLENLTNTDNAGNAYVTYRAPRVLTQENTMITAYFPGDENYSPSQAVSLGYIFPQLPPSFLTISAVPRTWFGKSVELTATLMNENGVPLANRLIVWRTTHGILSKEADTTDRNGQSKVILVVPRITENVLTVTVTALFPGDIMYSRSENQLTIKVYSPIRFVFRVDNVLASNVEIYFGFEEGREINYLGRTDERGEIEVENWELFGRTVYLKAPENELVGKVVIGELPGVFDVILSRPVKIPVWILWVALVSVIIFVLFMIFVWRRRRKNASSNKAELTR from the coding sequence ATGAGAAAATTCACAATTCAACTCGTTCTCTTAACGCTTCTGCTACTTCTGGCAGCGATTGTAAAACTTTTGATGGTCAACCCAGCGATCGCTTTCGCTGGAGGGAGCGGGACTCCGGAGGATCCATACATAATTATAGATGTCTACCAGTTGCAGGCGATGAAGGATAATCCCTCAGCATATTATGCTCTTGGAGCGGACATTGACGCATCTGATACAATAAATTGGAACGGCGGTCGTGGTTTTGAACCGGTGGGATCTCTCACATCTCCGTTCTCGGGTGGTTTTGACGGAAGGGGTTACAAGATCTACAATCTTTTCATAAACAGACAAACAGAGGATAGGGTTGGACTTTTCGGAGTTGTTGATAATTGGGTCGTGATAAAAAATCTGCGGATGGAAAACGCCAGCATAGCCGCATATTCTCGTGCTGGAATAATCGCGGGGATTCTTCGAGGTAACGCCCTTCTTGAAAATTGTTTTTCTGATGGTCAGGTTTCGACCGTAACTGACTATGCAGGTGGACTTGTGGGTGGAAGCAATGGAAGTCTTCTCAAATGTGGTTCATCTGCAAACGTTAGAGGAAGGAACTATGTAGGGGGACTAGCCGGCGCAATTGTTGGAAGTGTTATCGATAGCTCCTTTACCGGTGATGTAACTGGGGAAAACTCTGTGGGCGGGATTGCAGGATATTCCGGAAATGAGATTTCCACAAGCTGGGCAGCGGCAGAAAATGTTAATGGAAAAAACTATGTTGGAGGTTTAGTTGGATATGCATATAGCTCCAGTTTTATAATCGACTCGTACTCGCTCTCAAAAGTTAGCGGTACACAATATGTCGGCGGTCTTGTAGGCTACAATTTAGGTTATGTGATCAACACATACTCCGCTGGACCGGTCGTCGGAACATCAAACGTGGGTGGTCTCATAGGTGCTAACTTTTGGAAAGTTCTAAACTCATTCTGGGATATTGAAAATTCCGGTCAATCGTCAAGCTCCGGAGGCACGGGGAAAACCACAGAGAACATGATGAATGTTCGAACTTTCACGGACAACACATGGAGTGATGGACTTCTTTGGCCTTGGGATTTTGTTGGCAATCCGTATGAAGACACAAGATTCAGAGATAGATGGAAGATTGATAGCGGATATCCTTTTTTGGTCTCACCAGTTTTCTCAGGTACCGGGAGTGGAACTATAGATGATCCATTCTTGATTGAGAACGTTGAGCAACTCGATGAAGTTCGAGATTTCCGGTTTTCACATTTTGCACTCGCAAATAACATAGATGCAACGCAAACTATGGGGTGGAATGGTTGGTTTGGGTTTTTCCCGATAGGTCCGATAACGTCTTTCGGGCTAGGATTTTCCGGGAGCTTTAATGGGAATGGACATACAATCGAGAACCTTTTCGAAAATTGGGATTGGGATTTGGGCTCTGTCGGTCTGTTTAGTGTACTAGACAATAGTGCCAAGATTTTCGATGTGGTTCTCTTAAACTTGACTGTGCAGACGAAAGGTGGTAATGCTGGCGGTTTGGCAGGAACAAATCGTGGTTTCGTAGAAAGATGTAGAATTTTTGGTGGAACAATTTCGGGTAGCGGATCTAATGTTGGCGGAGTTGTGGGTAGGAATCTAGGAACAATCAAACAAACCACATTCTTCGGAACCGTTTCCGGCTCGATGGAGGTTGGAGGACTAGTGGGATGGAATGATAACCAGGCGTGGATTATCGGTTCAGGTGCAACAGTTCAGATAAGTGGAAATAGCTATGTTGGTGGCCTTATTGGTAGAAATTATTTTGGAAATGTTTTTCAAAGTTTTTCTTCTGGAAACATCACTCAAGCGACCTATTATGCTGGGGGACTTATCGGAGCTAACCTGGGGTCCTGCGAGCAAAGTTTTTCAAACGCCAACGTTTCTGGTGTGCAGGGCGTGGGGGGACTGGTTGGCGTTAACTATGGAATGGTGCTAAACTGCTATGCATCAGGATCTGTTACGGGTAGCTTGTATGTTGGTGGACTGGCTGGCTCAAACGAAGTATCAGGCGCTCTTTCTGGTAAAATAAGAAACTCTTATTCAGTTGGTCCAGTTGCGGGGAATACATTCGTAGGGGGACTTGTTGGACTCAACAACGGCGAGGTGACGAATTCTTTCTGGGATAATGAGACCTCAGGACAGTCTTCAAGCGCCGGTGGAACCGGAAAAACCACGGAAAATATGAAGAATGTGAGGACATATACGGACAACACATGGAGCGATGGACTGACAATCCCCTGGGATTTCTTGGGGAATCCTTATGAGGATATTGAAAACTATGACATATGGGATATTCATTCCACAGTAAACAGCGGTTATCCTTTCCTGGTATCTCTATGGCGGGAGTATAGTCCAGGACCACCGCCAACTAAACCTAACCTTTACCTTCCAGAGAACAACGCAGCAATGAACAACTCTACGCCGGATTTTGAATGGGAGAACGGAATTTATGCGGAGAGACATAGACTAGTTATTGACGATAATTTTGATTTCAGCTCTCCGGTTTTCAGTTTGGAAATAATCGGAGATAACAAATACACTCTTCCTCCCGAAAATGCTCTCCCAGATGGTCAGTATTACTGGAAAGTGATAGCAGTGAACATGTGGGGAGAAAACGAATCTGATGTCTGGAACTTTATAGTTGATACTATTCCACCCTCAGCTCCAGTTCTTATTTTGCCCGAAAATGGGGAAAACATTAACGACAACACACCAGAGTTGACTTGGCAATTGATCCCAGAGAACACGTTTCCTGTGACATATACTATAGCAGTTGGTGTCTGGAATAAAACGTTCAGTTTAATTGTTTCCTATGATTATGTTACCTATTCATCATCCGGAACCGCATCAATTGAGGTGAGCATGCAACTACCGGACAATCTTTACTGTTGGTTTGTTTATGCAACTGATGGTGCGGGTAACACGGGAGAATGGAGCCAGATTAGATTCTTCAGGGTTGACACAGTTCCGCCCGAAGGCCCGACTCTGGTCTTTCCAGTGAACGGCGAAAACACGAACGACAATACACCCACTCTCGTATGGAACAACGTCTTTGAGAACTCCCTACCGATCGTCTACACGATAGAGGTTGACAACGAGAACACGTTCTCTGCCCCACTCGTTTTCACGACGACCGTTGAGAACTGGTCAACAACCGGAACCTCTAGCGTCACGACCTCCGTCCTTCCGGACGGTGTATACTACTGGAGGGTGAGAGCTAGGGACAATGCTGGAAACGAAGGCGATTGGTCAGGTGTCTGGAGCTTCAGAATCGACACCGTTGCTCCCTATGTTGTTGGCATCACCATAAGCGACAACCTTATAACGGAATCCGATAATGGAGGAACTCTGGTTATAACGATAACGTACAGTGAGAATATGGATGCTTCTGTTGCTCCCGATATAGCGTTCGATCCCGACATAGTATCATCCGGAACACTAACCCCGGTCTCCGGAGCGTGGATATCGCCTACGATCTACGTGGCAACCTATGATATAGCCGATGTTGATGAGGAGGTCCTAGGTGTTGACATCGTCGTTGAGAATGCCAGAGATCTGGCAGGTAACACACAAGTTCCCTACCGTGCGCTTGATATGATAGACGTTGACACATACGTGAGGATTCCGATACTAATCTCTCCAGTGGATGGAGAAAACATCAATGACGACACACCAACCCTTCTCTGGGAGAATGTGGTAGATGCCTCCCTGCCCGTTGAGTATTACGCCGCAGTGAGTGATAACTCAGCATTCCCGTACGAGAACGCAAGCTCCGGCTGGATAACTGACAACAACTGGACCACACCTAATCTTTCCGATGGAGTCTGGTACTGGAGGGTGAGAGCTAGAGACAATGCAGGAAATGAGGGTGGATGGTCAGGTGTCTGGAGTTTCAGAGTAGATACGATTCCACCAGCTGCACCTACCCTAGTCTCGCCGTCCGATGGGGAGAACACGAACGATAACACGCCGACCTTGGTCTGGAACAACGTCTTCGAGAACTCCTTGCCCGTTGTATACACGATCGAGGTTGACAACGAGAACACGTTCACAGCCCCACTCGCATTTACAACAACCCTTACGGTCTGGTCAACAACAGGTACTTCCAGCGTAATAACTCCAGTCCTTCCGGACGGTGTATACTACTGGAGGGTGAGAGCCAGGGACAATGCCGGAAACGATGGCGGATGGTCATCTACCCAGAGACTTACAGTGGACACAACTCCTCCGCAGATAATATCTTTCCTCATAAACGGAGGTGCGGCTGAAACAACTTCTTCCACCGTGACCATCACGATCATCGCAAGTGATGCGCTGAGTGGAGTCTGGCAGATGCGTTTTAGAAATGAAGGAGAAAATTGGAGCAGCTGGGAGGATTACTCCACAACGAAGACATGGCAACTCAGTCCCGGGGATGGATTGAAAACTGTTTATGGGCAAGTGCGCGACTATGCCCTGAATGAATCCGAGGTCGTCTGGGGAAACATCCAGAAAATAACTCCGACCCCACCGCCGCCTCCGCCTCCAACCAAGCTATCAACGACACTCTCAATAGATCCCAGCGCTTTCGAAATTTTTAGTGGAAGATCCTTAACCTTAACGGCTACTTTGCGCGACGAGCTTGGTAGACCTCTTCAGGGAATGGTTATAACCTGGTTAGAGAATCACAACCTAGGAACCTTCAATCCCTCGAGTGGGCGGACGGATGAAAACGGTAGGACAACAACCGTTTATACTGCGCCCGTAGTTGACGAAAATGTGTATGTATTTATTATGGCGACATTTACGGAAACGTCTCAATATTATGGAAGTATCGGAACCTCCACAGGTCTCGTGCTCTCTCGTATAAAAACAAGATTGGCGATATATCCACTTGAATTTTCGATATCTTCGGAAGAGAGTATTCTATTGACCACTACGCTCGTAGATCAAGACGGAAATCCCCTTCCGGGTAAACCAATCATTTGGAGCACAACTCTAGGAACCCTCTTAGAAAATTTAACAAACACGGATAATGCTGGAAATGCCTATGTAACCTATCGTGCGCCGCGCGTGTTAACACAAGAAAACACAATGATAACCGCTTATTTCCCTGGTGACGAGAACTATTCCCCCAGCCAAGCCGTTTCATTAGGATATATTTTCCCGCAACTTCCACCATCTTTCCTGACTATTTCAGCGGTTCCTCGTACTTGGTTCGGAAAATCTGTGGAGCTCACAGCCACCCTTATGAACGAGAACGGAGTCCCGCTTGCAAACAGGTTGATAGTATGGCGCACAACTCATGGTATCCTCTCAAAAGAAGCGGACACAACGGATAGGAACGGACAATCCAAAGTCATTCTGGTAGTCCCGAGAATTACAGAAAATGTGTTAACGGTTACTGTGACCGCTTTGTTCCCAGGCGATATTATGTATTCCAGAAGCGAGAATCAGTTGACAATTAAGGTATACTCGCCGATCAGGTTTGTTTTCCGTGTAGATAATGTCCTCGCTTCCAATGTTGAAATATACTTTGGTTTTGAAGAAGGAAGAGAGATAAACTATCTTGGAAGAACAGACGAAAGAGGAGAAATCGAAGTAGAAAATTGGGAACTTTTCGGGAGAACAGTGTATCTCAAAGCTCCAGAGAACGAACTTGTTGGGAAAGTTGTAATCGGTGAACTACCGGGCGTTTTTGATGTAATTTTGTCCAGACCTGTGAAGATTCCTGTCTGGATTTTATGGGTTGCGCTAGTTTCTGTGATTATCTTTGTTTTATTCATGATATTCGTTTGGAGAAGAAGACGAAAAAACGCGAGCTCAAACAAGGCTGAACTTACACGTTAA
- a CDS encoding DUF438 domain-containing protein: MGGVPEKDRRRLLKEIIGQLHAGASLQEVKEKFKQILEGADPFEIVKVEQELLSEGVSREELQRLCDVHLAVFKEQLEKQKIEAAPASPIGILLEEHRMLQQISQKLGFLAEKMQRAESLDEVTEEFSQLRHVADEFSDAEKHYLREENALFPVLEKHGISEPPAIMWMEHNQLREKKKQLKALVESASKMSFLDFGRQLCELANAIDSALNSHIFKENNILFPTALRIITEQEWTTIKADFDEIGYCCFTPEYSIAKSVKIVEKPIAVAESIQQGELQFETGTLTKEEAEAILNTLPVDITFVDKNDAVKYFNRAEKRIFVRTKAILGRKVQLCHPQKSIHVVNRILEAFRKGEKDVAEFWIKKGDRLIHIRYFALRDKDGKYLGTMEVSQDITDLKRIEGEKRLLDWEG, encoded by the coding sequence TTGGGTGGAGTCCCTGAGAAAGATAGGAGAAGGCTTCTGAAGGAGATTATTGGGCAACTGCATGCTGGTGCGTCTTTGCAGGAGGTTAAGGAGAAATTTAAACAGATACTGGAGGGAGCAGACCCGTTTGAGATAGTCAAAGTTGAACAAGAACTCTTAAGTGAGGGTGTATCGAGAGAGGAACTTCAAAGGTTATGCGATGTTCACTTAGCAGTCTTCAAGGAACAATTGGAAAAGCAAAAGATTGAGGCGGCTCCAGCCAGTCCCATTGGCATCTTACTAGAGGAGCACAGAATGCTTCAGCAAATATCCCAAAAGCTTGGATTTTTAGCTGAAAAAATGCAAAGAGCAGAAAGTTTAGATGAGGTAACCGAAGAATTTTCACAGTTGAGACATGTTGCAGATGAGTTTTCAGATGCCGAAAAACATTATTTACGTGAGGAGAACGCTCTTTTCCCAGTTTTGGAGAAACATGGAATAAGTGAACCGCCAGCCATAATGTGGATGGAACACAACCAGCTTAGAGAAAAGAAAAAGCAGCTTAAGGCCTTGGTCGAAAGCGCCTCAAAAATGAGCTTCTTGGATTTTGGGAGGCAGCTCTGTGAACTAGCTAACGCCATAGACAGCGCTCTAAACAGCCATATTTTCAAGGAAAACAACATCCTATTTCCGACGGCTCTACGCATCATCACGGAACAAGAGTGGACCACTATAAAAGCTGACTTTGACGAAATTGGATATTGCTGCTTCACTCCAGAATACTCAATAGCCAAGTCAGTCAAAATTGTTGAAAAACCAATAGCTGTAGCTGAATCTATACAACAGGGCGAATTACAATTTGAAACTGGGACATTAACAAAAGAGGAAGCAGAGGCTATTTTAAACACCCTGCCAGTGGATATAACCTTCGTAGACAAGAATGATGCTGTCAAATATTTTAATAGAGCAGAAAAACGCATATTTGTAAGAACAAAGGCTATTCTAGGCAGAAAAGTGCAACTTTGTCATCCGCAAAAAAGCATTCATGTGGTTAACAGAATCCTAGAGGCCTTCAGGAAGGGTGAAAAAGACGTGGCAGAATTCTGGATAAAAAAGGGCGATCGCTTAATTCACATAAGATATTTCGCATTGAGAGACAAGGATGGCAAATATTTGGGAACAATGGAGGTTTCCCAAGACATAACAGACTTGAAGAGGATAGAAGGCGAAAAGCGACTCCTAGATTGGGAAGGGTGA